TGGGCGACGGCGACTTCGGGCTGATCTGTCGCTATCAGGATGCCGACAACTTTTATAGGTTGGAAATCTCTGAAGACGGCTTCGCCAGCATCTGGAAACGTAGCCATGGGGAACATGTTCCCCTGGTACAATGGAAAAGACTTCCGCCCGCGCTCCGCGGGCTGGATGCTTACACCATCGAAGCCGCTTGCTTAGGCAGCAGCCTGAAACTGGTGGTCAACGGCAAAGTGGTCGCCGAAGCCCACGACCAGGAGTTCAGCACCGGCGATGTGGGCATGATCGTGGGCACCTGGGATACGCCCGGCTTCGGCGTGCTGTTCGATGACTTCGTCCTGCGCCAACCTTAGCTTTACCCTGCACCAAGGAGCGTTGTACACCCCATGAGCATCCAAGAATACCAACCGGTCATCGGCCTGGAAGTCCACGCCGAACTACAAACCCGCTCCAAAATGTTCTGCGCCTGCCCGGTGGTGGACGCCACCACAGCGGAGCCCAACACCGCCGTATGCCCGGTGTGCGCCGGGATGCCCGGCACGCTGCCGGTGGTCAACGAAAAAGCCGTGGAATACGCCCTGCGGGTAGCGCTGGCCCTGGAATGCACCATCAACCAGACCAGCATCTTCGCCCGGAAGAACTACTTTTACCCCGACCTGCCCAAAGGCTACCAGATTTCGCAGTACGAACTTCCCCTGGCGCGCAATGGACGCCTGGTGATGATCACCTCTCAAGGAGAACGCACCATCCGCGTGCGCCGCGTCCATCTGGAAGAAGACACCGGGAAACTCACCCACCTCCAGACGCCCGATGGCCGCACTTACTCTTTGGTTGACCTCAACCGCGCCGGGGTGCCGTTGCTGGAAATCGTCTCCGAGCCGGACATGCACTCCGTAGAAGAGGCGGTGGCCTACGCCACCACCCTGCGCCAGATCCTGCGCTACTTAGGCGTGAACTCGGGCGACATGGAGAAGGGTGTCATCCGCTTCGAGGCCAATGTCTCGGTGCGCCCCAAAGGTAACCAGCGGCTGGGCACCCGCACCGAAATCAAGAACCTGAACAGTTTCCGCGCCCTGGAGCGCGCTGTGGCCCAGGAAATCGAGCGCCAGATCGCCCTGCTGGAACGGGGCGAAACGGTGCAGCAGCAGACCCTGGGCTGGAACGAAGCCGAGCAGCGCCTCTTCGCCCAGCGCAGCAAGGAGGAAGCGCACGACTATCGCTACTTCCCGGAGCCGGACCTGCCGCCGTTGGTCGTGGAGGAGGCGTGGCTGGAGACCGTGCGGGCCTCCCTACCCGAACTGCCACGGGCCAAACGCCAGCGCTTCATGGCGCAATACGGCCTCCCGGCCTACGACGCCCAGGTGCTCACACAAGAGCGCAGCGTGGCCGACTTCTTCGAGCAGACGGTCGCCGCAGCGGGGGAGGCTGTGCCGCCTAAGATGGTGGCCAACTGGATCACCGGCGAGATGTTCGCCCTGTGGAACGCCAGTGGGCGCTCGGCCGAGGATTCGCCGGTCGCCCCGGAGGCCCTGGCCGAACTACTGGGCTTTGTGGGCCGCGGCCAGATCAACCAAAACACGGCCAAGCAGGTGCTGGCCGAGATGGCGCAGAGCGGTCGGTCGGCCCAGGCCATCATCGAGGCCCGCGGGCTGCGGCAGGTGTCCGACGAAGCGCAAATCGCCCGCTGGGTGGACGAAGTGCTGGCTGAGTTCCCCAAAGAAGTGGAAACCTACCTCAACGGCAAGGAGGGGGTGGCCAACTTCCTCTTTGGTCAGGTGATGCGCAAAGCGCGGGGCAAAGCTAACCCCCAGGTGGTGCGGCAAGTGTTGCTGGCCCGGCTGGCGCAACGCAAGAGACTTGACGAGGCCCCGAAATTAGGGTAAAAAGAAATTGGACGGTGTAGGGATGTCGCTCCAAGCAGGATCAAGAGCATGAGTACGCTTTGGTGCCGGCTAAACCCAAGGAGGTCGTGGACAAGCGGGTGACCCACCCAGAGGGCCCCGCTTTATCTTTTTGTTGGCGAGGACAATAATGAGGAAACGCACTGTCAACACCTTTGAAATGGCGCAGCAACAGTTCGACTATGTGGCGGAGTTGTTGGGCCTGGACGAAACGGTTCGCCAGATGCTGCGCTGGCCTTTACGGGAGTATCGCTTTCAGGTTCCCGTGCGGATGGACGATGGGTCCGTCCGGGTATTTTTCGGCTATCGGGTGCAACACAACGACGCCCGCGGCCCGGCCAAGGGCGGCATTCGCTTCCACCCCGCCGAGACCATCGACACCATCCGCGCGCTGGCGATGTGGATGACCTGGAAGACCGCCGTGGCCAACATCCCGCTGGGCGGCGGCAAAGGCGGCGTGGCGGTGGACCCCGCCTCGCTCTCAAAGACCGAACTGGAACGGCTCTGCCGGGGTTGGATCGACCACATCTGGCGGAATATCGGCCCCCGCATTGATGTCCCCGCGCCCGATGTGGGCACCACCCCCCAGATGATGGGTTGGATGATGGACGAGTACTCCAAACTGGTGGGAGAGTACACCCCCGGAGTGATCACTGGCAAACCCGTGAATGGCGGTGGCTCGTTAGGGCGCACCGAAGCCACCGGGTACGGGGTGATCTACCAAATCCGGGAAGCCATGAAACTTCTCAAGATAGACCCCTCTCAGAGCGTGGCGGCCATCCAGGGGTTCGGCAATGTAGCCCAACATACGGCCATCGGTTTCACCGAGATCCTGGGCGGCAAAGTGGCCTGCGTCTCCTATTGGGACCGGACGGATCGCACCGCCTACACCGTAAGCCATCCCGACGGCATCGACCCCCACTTCCTCATCTCCATCACCGACACTTACGGCACCATCGACAAGGACAAGGCCCGCGAAGCCGGTTACCTCATCGAAGAGGGCATGGCCTGGCTGAAGAAAGATGTGGATGTGCTCATCCCGGCCGCCCTGGAAGGGCAGATCACCGGCGAGACGGTGCACTGGATCAGCGATCGGGTCAAGATTTTGGCCGAAGGCGCCAACGGCCCCACCACCCCCGAAGCCGACGAGGTGCTGCGGAAAGACCGCAAGGACATCTTCGTCATCCCGGATTTCCTGTGCAACGCCGGTGGAGTCACGGTGTCCTACTTCGAGAGCGTCCAGAACGACATGAACTACTACTGGCCCCGCGAGGAAGTGCTGGAACGGCTGGACGCCAAGATGACCGAAGCCTTCCACGGAGTGTATCGCCTCTCCGCCGAAGAAAGGGTCTACATGCGCGACGCGGCCTACATGGTGGCCATCGACAGGGTGGTCAAGGCCATGGAGGTGCGCGGCTGGATTTAGTCGGCCCAAAACACGCTGCCGTCAGGCAGCGTGTTTTTGTTGGGTTGCCGTTCTTCACTACCAAGTTATCAAGTTATAAGGAGGAACCCATGAGTTACCGCAATCCCTTCGAAATCGCGCAGCAGCAGTTGGACCAAGCCGCGGAGAAGTTGGGCCTCGATGAGGCCACCCATCAACTGCTCCGTTGGCCCAAGCGAGAGATTCATGTTACCTTCCCCGTGCGCATGGACGATGGCAGCGTGAAGGTCTTCCACGGCTTTCGCGTCCAGTACAACGACGCCCGTGGGCCGACGAAGGGCGGCATTCGCTTCCACCCCGATGAGACCATCGACACGGTGCGCGCCCTGGCCGCCTGGATGACCTGGAAGACCGCCGTGGTGGACATCCCCCTGGGCGGGGCCAAAGGCGGCGTGATCTGCGACCCCCGTCAAATGTCCCAGGGCGAACTGGAGCGGCTCTCCCGCGCATACATCCGTGCCATCGGCACGGCCATGCTGGGGCTGGAAAAGGACGTCCCCGCGCCCGATGTGTACACCAACCCGCAAATCATGGCCTGGATGATGGACGAGTTCTCGGTGATGCAGGGCTACAACGAGTTCGGCATGATCACCGGGAAGCCGCTACCCCTGGGCGGGTCCGTTGGCCGCATAGACGCCACCGCCCGCGGCGGGATGTACACCCTGCGCGAGGCAGCCAAGGCGCTTGGGATCAACCTGAACAGCGCCACCACGGCCATCCAGGGCTACGGCAACGCCGGCACCTTTGCCCACAAACTGGGCGTGGAGATGTTCAACCTCAAAGTGGTGGCCGTGTCGGACTCCAAAGGCGGTATCTACAACCCTCAGGGGTTGGAATACGCCGCGGTGCTCGAGCACAAGAAAAAGACCGGCTCGGTGATCAACTTCCCCGGTGCCGAAAACATCACCAACGAAGAACTGCTGGAGTTGGATGTGGCTGTGCTCATCCCGGCGGCTCTGGAAGAAGTGATCACCGAGGCCAATGCTGCTCGGGTCAAGGGGAAGATCATCGTTGAACTGGCCAACGGCCCCACCACCCCCGAGGCCGACCTCATCCTGCACGACAAGGGGCAGTATGTCATCCCCGACTTCCTGTGCAACGCCGGCGGGGTGACCGTCTCCTACTTCGAGATGGTGCAAAACGCCTACGACTTCTACTGGGACGAGGAGACGGTGTACCAGCGGCTGGATGCCAAGATCACGAAAGCCTTTCATGCCGTGCACACCATGGCCCAAGAGGCCAAGGTGCACAACCGGCTGGCCGCCTACATGGTAGCCGTGGAGCGCGTGGCCGAGACCATGAAGTTGCGCGGTTGGGTCTGATGGCCCTCGAAGTCCTGCCGCCCCCGGAAGCCCATGGCCTCCGGGGGCTGTTTTTCTCTTCCCCCCTTCTGGCACATTTCCTGCTCTGCTGGTGGCGCTGCCGGGAAACTCCGTGCCACTGAAGTCAGGATAGGAGTTGGGACACCCTTAGGAAGGTGCGGCAACCCACAAAGAGCCACACATCTTATGTCGTGTCAAGGGCCTCGTAGAGGTGCAGCGGTGCTGCGCCGTGAGGCCCGAGGCCATGCCAGGACGGCCGGCTCTTGTATCTTGTCCGAACCTCAACACGCTACCCTTGCGTGTTCGCCCGCCTTCATGTAAGATGGAGGCATCCGCGCCGGTCTTCCTTTCAGGAGCCCTGCCATGACCTCTTCACCTCCGCGCCCTTCAACAGCGCCCGACCCGCCGCCGCGGCCCCAGGCGAACCCCTCCCCTGCCGCCGCGGGCCAGGAGCAGGAAAGTGTGCTCAGCCTGTTCCTGCGCGGGGTGTTCTGGTCGTTGCTGGCCGGTCTGCTCCTGATCACCTTTTCGCCCTACCAGGCGGCCCAACTGCGCGTCCGCCTACCTTGGGAGGCTTCGCCTTATGGAACCTCGGGAGGGCTGGTGTACCTTCCCACCCCTACCGGCACCAACGCCGCCCATGTGGGCATCGTGGCCGGCCATTGGGGGCTGGACAGCGGAGCCACCTGCCCCAATGGCGTCACCGAGCAACAGGTGAACTACGAAATCGCCCGCCGGGTTCAGCAGAAGCTGGAAAAAGCCGGGGTGAAGGTGGACCTGCTCCAGGAGAAGGACCCCCGCCTGCAAAATTACCGGGCGGATGTGCTTCTGTCCATCCATGCCGATGTCTGCGTGTGGCCGCCGGAATACGGCGAGAAGGTGAGCGGCTTCAAGCTGGCCTTTGCTTCGGCCGTGCCGCAAAAGGTCGCCATCCAGGCCGCCCAATTCAAGCGCTGCCTGGAATACCGCTACAGCGCCATCACCGGGCTGACCTTTCACCCCTCCACCATCACCAGGGACATGACCGAATACCACGCCTTCGACGAAATCGACCCCAATACCCCGGCGGTGATCATCGAGACTGGCTTTCTGGCGCACGAAAAGGACTACAACCTGCTGGTCAACCATCCTGACCAGGTGGCCCAAGGCATCGCCGCGAGCATCCTTTGCTATTTGCGCAACGAACCGCTGGTGCTGCCCACCGGCACCGCACCGGCCGCGTCGAGCACGGGGGAACCGTGAACCCGTCCAGGCCGTCTGCCCAACAAGCCTTCAGCCGGGCCTGGCGCGCGTTTCGCCAGGGCGACCAACGCGCCGCCCGTCGCTGGGCCGCCCTGGCTGCCCGGCTGGACCCCACCTGGGCCGAGCCGTGGCTGCTCCTGACCGCCGTGGCTACGCCGCGGGCGGCGGTGGCTTACGCCACCCGCGCCGTGGAACTGGCTCCCCAGGACCCGCGCGCCCGTCAGGCGTTGCGTTGGGCTTTACAACGCTGGCGCCGTCAGAAGAAACGCCCCCCTGTGCTGCCGCCCTCCCCCGAGCAGTTGGTGCGCCCCACCTCCCCCCTCTTCCGCTGGTTGGGGTTCGCCCTGGCGGCTTTGCTCCTGGCCGTGCTCTGGGTCGGCATGCGGCAGGTACCCGGGATCGCGGCCATGTTGCCCGCCCAGGAAGCCCCGCCACGCCTCGTGGTGCGTGGTCTCGCCAAGGCGACCTTCACCCCTACGCCAACCCCCACCTTTACCCCCACGCCCACAGCCACGCCCACGCCCACCTTCACCCCTACGCCCACCGCGACGAACACGCCCACCATCACCCCCACGCCCACGAAGACCTCCACGCCGCCCCCGCC
The window above is part of the Anaerolineae bacterium genome. Proteins encoded here:
- a CDS encoding Glu/Leu/Phe/Val dehydrogenase; the protein is MRKRTVNTFEMAQQQFDYVAELLGLDETVRQMLRWPLREYRFQVPVRMDDGSVRVFFGYRVQHNDARGPAKGGIRFHPAETIDTIRALAMWMTWKTAVANIPLGGGKGGVAVDPASLSKTELERLCRGWIDHIWRNIGPRIDVPAPDVGTTPQMMGWMMDEYSKLVGEYTPGVITGKPVNGGGSLGRTEATGYGVIYQIREAMKLLKIDPSQSVAAIQGFGNVAQHTAIGFTEILGGKVACVSYWDRTDRTAYTVSHPDGIDPHFLISITDTYGTIDKDKAREAGYLIEEGMAWLKKDVDVLIPAALEGQITGETVHWISDRVKILAEGANGPTTPEADEVLRKDRKDIFVIPDFLCNAGGVTVSYFESVQNDMNYYWPREEVLERLDAKMTEAFHGVYRLSAEERVYMRDAAYMVAIDRVVKAMEVRGWI
- the gatB gene encoding Asp-tRNA(Asn)/Glu-tRNA(Gln) amidotransferase subunit GatB, with translation MSIQEYQPVIGLEVHAELQTRSKMFCACPVVDATTAEPNTAVCPVCAGMPGTLPVVNEKAVEYALRVALALECTINQTSIFARKNYFYPDLPKGYQISQYELPLARNGRLVMITSQGERTIRVRRVHLEEDTGKLTHLQTPDGRTYSLVDLNRAGVPLLEIVSEPDMHSVEEAVAYATTLRQILRYLGVNSGDMEKGVIRFEANVSVRPKGNQRLGTRTEIKNLNSFRALERAVAQEIERQIALLERGETVQQQTLGWNEAEQRLFAQRSKEEAHDYRYFPEPDLPPLVVEEAWLETVRASLPELPRAKRQRFMAQYGLPAYDAQVLTQERSVADFFEQTVAAAGEAVPPKMVANWITGEMFALWNASGRSAEDSPVAPEALAELLGFVGRGQINQNTAKQVLAEMAQSGRSAQAIIEARGLRQVSDEAQIARWVDEVLAEFPKEVETYLNGKEGVANFLFGQVMRKARGKANPQVVRQVLLARLAQRKRLDEAPKLG
- a CDS encoding Glu/Leu/Phe/Val dehydrogenase encodes the protein MSYRNPFEIAQQQLDQAAEKLGLDEATHQLLRWPKREIHVTFPVRMDDGSVKVFHGFRVQYNDARGPTKGGIRFHPDETIDTVRALAAWMTWKTAVVDIPLGGAKGGVICDPRQMSQGELERLSRAYIRAIGTAMLGLEKDVPAPDVYTNPQIMAWMMDEFSVMQGYNEFGMITGKPLPLGGSVGRIDATARGGMYTLREAAKALGINLNSATTAIQGYGNAGTFAHKLGVEMFNLKVVAVSDSKGGIYNPQGLEYAAVLEHKKKTGSVINFPGAENITNEELLELDVAVLIPAALEEVITEANAARVKGKIIVELANGPTTPEADLILHDKGQYVIPDFLCNAGGVTVSYFEMVQNAYDFYWDEETVYQRLDAKITKAFHAVHTMAQEAKVHNRLAAYMVAVERVAETMKLRGWV
- a CDS encoding N-acetylmuramoyl-L-alanine amidase; the protein is MTSSPPRPSTAPDPPPRPQANPSPAAAGQEQESVLSLFLRGVFWSLLAGLLLITFSPYQAAQLRVRLPWEASPYGTSGGLVYLPTPTGTNAAHVGIVAGHWGLDSGATCPNGVTEQQVNYEIARRVQQKLEKAGVKVDLLQEKDPRLQNYRADVLLSIHADVCVWPPEYGEKVSGFKLAFASAVPQKVAIQAAQFKRCLEYRYSAITGLTFHPSTITRDMTEYHAFDEIDPNTPAVIIETGFLAHEKDYNLLVNHPDQVAQGIAASILCYLRNEPLVLPTGTAPAASSTGEP